In one Sphingomonas sanguinis genomic region, the following are encoded:
- a CDS encoding L-glutamate gamma-semialdehyde dehydrogenase: MKSLYRAPEPDVLKPLLDRAAATPEMRERIMGHASGLLADLRAAQNRGWVNQFLQEYRLNSSEGVALLSLAEAFLRVPDPETADLLIADKLGEADWRAHTGRSASKLVNSATWGLVVGRALVGEGEAGPLKRLLSRAGEPFVRQAVGAAMRMMGEIFVMGRTIEEAMRRMKKPENKGFTASFDMLGEAARTHEDAERYFQAYVKAIDAVGSDPAAGHSVSVKLSALHPRYELPRAYECVPALTDMLAQLARQAADKGIALTVDAEESERLEMSLDIIGGVAAMPALKGWDGFGMAVQAYGKRARAVIAWANGLDRIMNVRLVKGAYWDSEIKRTQVEGLNDYPLFTRKAATDVSYLAVAKDMLAAENIRPAFASHNALTVATILEWAGNSHDFEFQRLHGMGDGLYERLVREHGHKCRIYAPVGGHRDLLAYLVRRLLENGANSSFVHQLADARLTEAEILADPVAKIAAVGGARHPSIPLPIDLFAPGHRNSTGIDLSDIATLDATVKAVNTPAVKPVAATADVASLVGRAHAAFPAWNTTPLDTRAGVLEKLADLLEQDRERLMAILVQEAFKTIPDAIGEVREAADFCRYYAQQARARLGSVELPGPTGERNTLHLEGRGVWATVAPWNFPLAIFLGQTVAALVTGNTVVAKPAPQTPAIAQAAVELAYRAGVPRDALLLAVGGPDVGQKLTEDHRIAGVAFTGSTATAKRIARTLVADDDRPIVPLIAETGGINAMIVDSTALPEQVVADVITSSFRSAGQRCSALRLLLVQADVADNVIAMLKGAMETLVLGATGNPATDVGPVIDRAAYDKLMAYRADMVTQTIKTLDAPAEGLFVPPTLIRLDRVEDLTQEWFGPILHVATWEAGTLSETIAKVNAKGYGLTMGLHSRIARAGEVIEAEAAVGNLYINRSMIGAVVGSQPFGGEGLSGTGPKAGGPHYLYRFCAERAVSVDTTSAGGNATLLSLDEGGI; this comes from the coding sequence ATGAAATCGCTGTATCGTGCGCCCGAACCCGATGTCCTGAAGCCGCTGCTCGACCGCGCCGCCGCGACGCCGGAAATGCGCGAGCGGATCATGGGCCATGCCTCGGGCCTGCTGGCCGACCTACGAGCGGCGCAGAATCGCGGCTGGGTGAACCAGTTCCTCCAGGAATATCGTCTCAACTCGTCCGAGGGCGTCGCGCTGCTCAGTCTCGCCGAGGCCTTCCTGCGCGTGCCCGATCCCGAAACCGCCGATCTCCTGATCGCCGACAAGCTGGGCGAGGCGGACTGGCGCGCGCATACCGGGCGGTCGGCGTCGAAGCTGGTCAACTCGGCCACCTGGGGTCTGGTCGTCGGCCGCGCGCTGGTGGGCGAGGGCGAGGCGGGGCCGCTCAAGCGCCTGCTGTCACGCGCGGGCGAGCCCTTCGTGCGGCAGGCGGTCGGCGCTGCGATGCGGATGATGGGCGAGATCTTCGTGATGGGCCGCACCATCGAGGAAGCGATGCGCCGCATGAAGAAGCCCGAAAACAAGGGCTTCACCGCCAGCTTCGACATGCTGGGCGAGGCCGCCCGCACGCATGAGGATGCCGAGCGCTATTTCCAGGCCTATGTGAAGGCGATCGACGCGGTGGGCTCCGACCCGGCGGCGGGCCATTCGGTGTCGGTCAAGCTGTCGGCGCTCCACCCGCGCTACGAACTGCCGCGCGCCTATGAGTGCGTGCCCGCGCTGACCGACATGCTGGCGCAGCTGGCGCGGCAGGCGGCGGACAAGGGTATCGCGCTGACCGTCGACGCCGAGGAGTCCGAGCGGCTGGAAATGAGCCTCGACATCATCGGCGGCGTCGCGGCGATGCCAGCGTTGAAGGGCTGGGATGGGTTCGGCATGGCGGTGCAGGCTTATGGCAAGCGCGCTCGCGCGGTCATTGCCTGGGCCAATGGCCTCGACCGGATCATGAACGTCCGCCTCGTCAAGGGCGCCTATTGGGACAGCGAAATCAAGCGCACCCAGGTCGAGGGGCTCAACGACTATCCGCTGTTCACCCGCAAGGCGGCGACCGACGTCTCCTATCTGGCGGTCGCCAAGGACATGCTGGCGGCCGAGAATATCCGCCCTGCTTTCGCCAGCCACAATGCGCTGACCGTCGCGACCATCCTGGAATGGGCGGGCAACTCCCACGACTTCGAGTTCCAGCGGCTGCACGGCATGGGCGACGGCCTGTACGAGCGGCTGGTGCGCGAGCATGGCCATAAGTGCCGCATCTATGCGCCGGTCGGCGGGCATCGCGACCTGCTGGCGTATCTGGTCCGGCGTCTGCTAGAGAATGGCGCGAATTCCAGCTTCGTGCATCAGCTCGCCGATGCGCGTCTGACCGAGGCGGAGATTCTCGCCGATCCGGTCGCCAAGATCGCCGCCGTCGGTGGTGCGCGTCACCCGAGCATCCCGCTGCCCATCGACCTGTTCGCGCCGGGCCATCGCAACTCGACCGGCATCGACCTGAGCGATATCGCAACGCTCGACGCGACAGTGAAGGCGGTCAACACGCCCGCCGTGAAGCCGGTCGCCGCAACCGCCGATGTGGCCTCACTGGTCGGACGCGCCCATGCGGCCTTCCCGGCGTGGAACACGACGCCGCTCGATACCCGGGCGGGCGTGCTGGAAAAGCTCGCCGATCTGCTGGAGCAGGACCGCGAGCGGCTGATGGCGATCCTGGTGCAGGAAGCGTTCAAGACCATTCCCGACGCGATTGGCGAGGTTCGTGAGGCCGCCGATTTCTGTCGCTATTATGCGCAGCAGGCGCGCGCGCGGCTCGGTTCGGTCGAACTGCCGGGGCCGACGGGCGAGCGCAACACGCTGCACCTCGAAGGGCGCGGCGTCTGGGCGACGGTCGCGCCGTGGAACTTCCCGCTGGCGATCTTCCTCGGCCAGACGGTCGCGGCGCTCGTCACCGGGAACACCGTGGTCGCCAAGCCCGCGCCGCAGACGCCCGCGATTGCGCAGGCCGCCGTCGAGCTGGCCTATCGCGCAGGCGTGCCGCGCGATGCGCTGCTGCTCGCGGTCGGCGGCCCGGACGTCGGCCAGAAACTGACCGAGGATCACCGGATCGCGGGCGTCGCCTTTACCGGCTCGACCGCCACCGCCAAGCGGATTGCGCGGACGCTGGTGGCGGATGACGACCGCCCGATCGTGCCGCTGATCGCCGAAACCGGCGGCATCAACGCGATGATCGTCGACTCGACCGCGCTACCCGAACAGGTGGTGGCGGACGTCATCACATCGTCCTTCCGCTCGGCGGGGCAGCGTTGCTCGGCACTCCGGCTGCTGCTGGTGCAGGCGGATGTCGCCGACAATGTCATCGCCATGCTGAAGGGCGCGATGGAGACGCTGGTGCTTGGCGCGACCGGCAATCCCGCGACCGATGTCGGCCCGGTGATCGACCGGGCGGCCTATGACAAGCTGATGGCCTATCGCGCCGACATGGTGACGCAGACGATCAAGACGCTCGACGCGCCCGCCGAAGGGCTGTTCGTGCCGCCGACGCTGATCCGGCTCGATCGCGTCGAGGACCTGACCCAGGAATGGTTCGGCCCGATCCTCCATGTCGCCACCTGGGAAGCAGGCACCCTGTCCGAGACGATCGCGAAGGTGAACGCCAAGGGGTACGGCCTGACCATGGGCCTGCACAGCCGCATCGCGCGTGCGGGCGAAGTGATCGAGGCGGAAGCGGCGGTCGGCAACCTCTATATCAACCGCTCGATGATCGGTGCGGTGGTCGGCAGCCAGCCCTTTGGCGGCGAGGGCCTGTCGGGCACGGGGCCGAAGGCGGGGGGGCCGCATTACCTGTACCGCTTCTGCGCGGAGCGGGCGGTGTCGGTCGACACGACCTCGGCGGGCGGCAACGCCACGCTGTTGTCGCTGGACGAAGGGGGGATTTAA
- a CDS encoding pyridoxamine 5'-phosphate oxidase family protein, which produces MADDSPQEIAAKFLDKLKSSPFVMIGLNDGQHSEPMTAQIDDDQPNTLFFFAGRDNRIASGGEAMAQFVGKGHDFFACLAGHVSKDNDPAQIDKLWSNQVEAWFPQGKSDPNLTLLRFDINSAELWETDISLSGRVKMLFGGTIRSDESSSHAVVGSVA; this is translated from the coding sequence ATGGCCGACGACAGCCCCCAGGAAATCGCCGCCAAGTTCCTCGACAAGTTGAAGAGCAGCCCGTTCGTCATGATCGGCCTGAACGACGGCCAGCATTCCGAACCGATGACCGCGCAGATCGATGACGATCAGCCGAACACGCTGTTCTTCTTCGCCGGTCGCGACAACCGCATCGCGAGCGGTGGCGAGGCGATGGCGCAGTTCGTCGGCAAGGGTCACGACTTCTTTGCGTGCCTGGCGGGCCATGTGTCGAAGGACAATGACCCGGCTCAGATCGACAAGCTCTGGAGCAATCAGGTCGAGGCCTGGTTCCCGCAAGGAAAGTCGGACCCGAACCTGACGCTGCTGCGCTTCGACATCAACTCGGCCGAGCTGTGGGAAACCGACATCTCGCTGTCGGGCCGGGTGAAAATGCTGTTCGGCGGCACGATCCGCTCGGACGAATCGTCCAGCCATGCGGTGGTCGGCTCGGTCGCATAA